CGATGGATTTACGATCTTCTTCGCTGATACCGATATCAATTGTCATGTTTCTCTCCGTTAACAGGATGGATTCACCCAATCAGCTGCCGGACCACTCTAGCAAGAGTGTCGCTCCCCCGCCGACCCGGATCGGCAATTGGCCCGCGGTGGATTGCCCCATGGGCCGGCCATGGCTTGCCAACACTGGGTTCCAGGCAATGGCTGACCTGCGGAAAAAACCGGAGTTCCCCGGAAAACCGCGGCCATCTGTCTAGAACGCGACTTTGCCCGATGCTCCGATTACCAAGGGCAACATGGAGCATTTCCAATCACCCGCTGCTGATTTGAGAAGGCCGGGGCTTTGCTGTTAAATAGACTCCGTGTCGCTGATGCCTATTTCTTCGGCCAGCGCGCATAGGCTGACCCCGCGTACGTAACCACCGCCTCACCCATTTATTCAGAAGCGAACCGTGCGTGATCAGCTCTTCCTTGTGCATCCTTCTTAACGTGAGTTAATCAAAATGTTGAAAATCGTCCACCTGCTGACAGGCATTGCAGCTTTGCTGCTGTCCTTGATTCCGAGTCTTAGATCTGACGCGGTTCCCTACCTGCAACAATCCGATGCTATTTACCTGGCTCTGTTCGGCCTGCTCAACCTGATCCTCGCTCCAGTTATCCCGCACTGGAACAAAGGTTCGCGCCATCACCTGCAAAACCTGGTCAGCGCTCTGCTGGTACTGGTCGTGGTCCTGCAAACCCTCACCTTGCTGGCGCCAATGCCGGTGATCGGTGGTCAACCGGCAGTCCTGGTGAGCCTGCTGACCGCCCTGGTCGCCGTGGCACTGCACCTGGGCATCAGCTTCTACAAGTCCTCGCCCGCGGCCTCCGCAGCTCCCAGCTACGACATGAGCAACCGCGATACCGGCACCGTGAAGTGGTTCAACACATCCAAGGGTTTCGGTTTCATTTCCCGCGACTCCGGCGATGACATCTTCGTGCACTTTCGCGCCATTCGCGGAGAAGGTCACCGCGTCCTGGTGGAAGGCCAGCGCGTGGAGTTCTCGGTCATGAATCGCGATAAAGGCCTGCAAGCCGAAGACGTGATCGCTGCACTGCCACGCCGCTGATCAACGCCAACAAAAAACCGCGCCCTGGCGCGGTTTTTTTTGTGCAGCGAGAATGCCGACCTTCCTTTAATAGTGCGGGGGCGGCGCCTCTTCCTCGAAAGACTCGAACTGCCCAACCATTTCCTCCTGGCGCTTGAGCAAGGCGTTCATCTGCAGCTGCAGGCGCTCCAACACCTTCTGCTGCGATACCAGCACATCGTTCAAGGCTTGAATGGTGTCATCCTGAAACGCCAGACGGCTTTCCAGATCGGTAACACGCGCTTCCAGACTCATGGCTCAAACCTCCAGAAAATGGAAATCATCGGTCAGCACCACCCGCAGCCGATTGCGAATCGCCGCAACTTCCTGAGCGGTGTAAGGCTTGGCGGGGTGCTTGCCCCACACTGGCGCCGGCCAAGCGGCGTCATCCCGCTTGCGCACGATCACGTGCATGTGCAACTGACTCACCACGTTACCCAACGTCGCCACATTCAACTTATCGGCATCGAAGGAGTCCTTGAGCACTTCAGCCAATGCCGTGGTTTCCCGCCATAGCTGCAGTTGGTCGGTGACATCCAGTTGAAACAACTCGCTGATATCTTCACGACGGGGCACGAGGATGAACCAGGGATAGTTCGCGTCATTGGACAGCAGCAACCGACAGAGGGGGAAATCCCCGATGGGCAATGTGTCTTGTTGCAGCCGTGAATCTAAAGTGAACACTGCATTTACTCCCGCTCAGCTCATTTCAGCCTGGCTCACAGCATCGGTGACACTGGCCAGGCGACAGACGCGCAGCATACCTGCGAATGCCACGGGCTTCATGAGCAAAGCGCTCACCCGGGACATCGCCCGCCAATCAGCCGGCAAGGAGCCAGCTTCAATGCAGCCCAAGCGCCCCACGACAGTACACTTTCAGATGCCTTGCACCATTTGTGCACGAGGCGTCACAACTGACCAGAACATGACTCGTTACGCCATCGTCGTCGCCAACCATAACCACACATGACTGTATGAACCCTGCACAGCATTACAAAAGTTTTGCACCAAAATCGCACAGACGGTCTACGCTCAATTCCTCAAGCATCCGCCGTCTACTCACCTTGCAGTGTGGACCGGTAACATTTTGGCGCGCTGTGCGACTTATTGCACAGCCCTGCACCAGTAAGCTCCTTGCGTCAAGCCAAACAAAAAGACGCTTTACATGGCTGTTTTATGCGGTTTTTACAGGTCGGCACGCCGCCCGGAAGAAAAAAGACCAGACAACTTTGGTTTGTGCACGCTTGTTGCATTAACCCCCGACATCGTCTGCGATGGAGCACCGGAAGTGGCTCGTCACAGACTCATAATAATAGTGGCAAGGCTGCCCGGCGGTGCTTTTTAGAGTGTGTACGTCGGGAGCTGAATTGCTCGTGATGTTCCTTCGAAGAACACGACCTAAGTTGTTGGTTCGGATACAGACTGGCTGCAAAATTGCGACACTGACCGAGCAAATTGCGACAGGCTCGTAAAGAAGCTGAAAGGATAGATAGGCAAGTATCGCCAACATTGTCAGCGTGATATAAGTTTGCGCCGACACAAAAAGAAAGAGCCGCCCAGATAAAAAAACAGGTGGGACGGCAGTACTCTTCTAAAAACCAAAGGAGCAAATCACGATGCGCGTGATGAAGTGGAGCATGATCGCCCTGGCTGTATCAGCAGGCACCTCGCAGTTCGCAATCGCGTCCTCCCAGGACGATGCAAAGGGCTTTATCGAAGATAGCACCCTGACTGCGAAAACCCGTCTTGAGTACATGAACCGTGACTTCAAGAACGGTGCAGGTAACCGCCAACGTGACGATGGCACCTACAAAAGCGGCTATCGCCAAGACACCGGTCTGAGTGAACTGCTGCAGTACAGTTCTGGCTTCACTCAAGGCACCGTAGGCGTAGGCGTTGACGCTTTCGCCATGGGCGTGGTCAAGCTGGACGGTGGCGCCGGTCGTTCCGGTAACGGCCTGGCAGCCAACAACAGCCTGGGCGAGCCTGAAAAAGACTCTTCCGCTGTAGGTGGCGCGGTCAAGTTCCGCATCTCCGATACCGTACTGAAATACGGTAACCAGATGGTTGCCAGCCCGGTATTCTCCACCGACGACAGCCGCCTGCTGCCTGAAGTCGCCACCGGTACCTTGATCACCAGCAACGAGATCAAAGGCCTGGAGCTGAATGCCGGTCACTTCACCGCACTGCGCTCGCAGACCGGTCAGTACAACGACAGCATCAACGGTCGTAACAGCGACACCGGCCTGAAAAACCCAGGCCTGACCTCTGCCGACTTCGCAGGTGCAACCTACAAGTTCACCGACAACTTCGTCGGCGGCGTGGCAGCGTCCAAGGTTGATGACTACTTCAAGAAGCAATACATCAACCTGAACTACACCTTCCCGATCGCCGACAGTCAGTCCCTGAACCTGGACTTCAACGGCTATCGCACCGAAGACGACGGCAAGAAGCTGTACGGCAAGCTGGACAACAAACTGTGGAGCCTGGCAGCTGCTTACAGCATCGGCCCGAACAAGTTCACCATCGCTCACCAGCGCTCCACCGGCGACACCAACTACCTGTACGGTGTGGACGGCAACGGTACCATCTTCGTCGCCAACTCCATCCAGATCTCCGACTTCATCGGTGAAGACGAGCGTTCCTGGCAGGCTCGCTACGACCTGAACATGGCAACCCTCGGCGTCCCTGGCCTGAGCTTCATGGCCCGTTACGTGAAGGGTGACAACATCACCACTTCATCGAACACCGAAGGCAAGGAAAACGAGTTCAACTTCGAAACCAAGTACGTGATGCAAGAAGGTCCAGCCAAGGACCTGTCGTTCCGCCTGCGTAGCGCCGTGTACCGTGCCAACGGTGCTTACAACAAGGACTACACCGCAGACAACAACGACGTTCGTATCATCGTAGAGTACCCACTGAGCATCTTGTAATTTCAATGTTCAGTTGATTGCGCCAACGCGCAACTCAAATAAAAGCCGCCGCCCTGGATCAGGTCGGCGGCTTTTTTGTGCGTGGCAACAGTAACTCGTAGAAGCAAAACTTAAATAGCAAGCTAACTAAAGAAGTTGTTTGCACTCGTTATGCCCCCGCTTTCGAATGAAACTTGATAGTTGCCAAGGAACCCTGAAAACAAACAAGGGGCCTAAAAGCCCCTTGTCTTGAACAGCATTAGTTGACCACATGGCCAAGTATTGAAAGCACCTTATGAGACAGCCGCTTCCTGAACCACACGAATCACGCGCTGCGGAAAGGGAATATCGATGCCCGCCGCCTTCAAGCGATCGCGCGACAGCTCGTTGAACTGGAACATCACGTCCCAGTAATCCGCAGTCTTGACCCAAACCCGCAGAGACAAGGTAATAGCGCTGTCACCCAGGGTGGACACCACTGCCACCGGCGCGGGATCAGCCAGCACGCGCTCGTCTTTCGCCAGCTCCAGCAGCACTTCACGGGCTTTCTGCAGATCTGCGTCGTAATCCACACCCACGTCGAATACCACCTTGCGAGTGGGTTGACGGTTGTAGTTGGTAATGATGCCGTTGGACAGGTTGCCGTTGGGTACGATCACCGTCTTGTTGTCACCGGTACGCAACACCGTGTGAAAAATCTGAATGCTGTCCACGCTACCGCTGATGCCTTGGGCTTCAATGAAGTCGCCAATGCGAAACGGACGGAACAACAGGATCAACACCCCTCCGGCGAAGTTCGCCAGGCTGCCTTGCAGGGCCAGGCCGATAGCCAGCCCGGCGGCACCAATCGCGGCAACGAACGAGGTCGTTTCGACACCGATCATCGAGGCCACGCTGACAATCAGCAGCACCTTGAGAATGATGTTGGCCAGGCTGCTGATAAAGCCTTGCAACGCCAGGTCGGCATTACGCAACGCCAGCAACTTGCCCACTTTGTGCGTCAACTTGTTGATCAGCCACCAGCCGATGGCCAGGGTGATCACTGCCAGCAGCACCCGGCTGCCGTATTCCATGATCATCGGGATCCAGGCTTGGGAAGCCCGGACCAGGTTGTCTACTTCAGCGTTCAAATCCATCTATCTCTCCAGATTCCCCGGGGTGGCGGCGTGCATGACTGACCGGCAGAACGACCGGCTCCGCTGGAGCGCAATCGTTTCTGCCATTGCTCCGGCCTCGGACGCCAAAAAGCTCTAGAGGTTCCCGGAGACCGAGGGTCAGTCGCGGAAGTTGTTGAACTGCAGCGGCATGCCGAATTCCTTGGCACGCAGAGCGGCGATGGCCTCTTGCAGGTCATCACGCTTCTTGCCAGTGACCCGTATCTGCTCGCCCTGAATGGCGGCCTGCACTTTCAACTTGGCATCCTTGATATGGGCGACGATTTTCTTCGCCAGCTCCTTATCGATACCTTCCTTGAGCACCGCTTCCTGCTTCATCACCTTGCCCGAGGCATAAGCGTCCTTGACCTCCAGGCACTGCACATCGATCTTGCGCTTGACCAGGGCCAGCTTGAGAATTTCGATCATCGCTTCCAGCTGGAATTCAGCTTCCGCGGTCAGGTTGACGGTCAGTTCCTTGTCCTTGAACTCGAAGCTGCCCTTGCCCTTGAGGTCATAGCGGCGATCCAGTTCCTTGACGGCGTTTTCCACCGCGTTGGTGACTTCGTGCTTGTCCAGTTCGGATACCACGTCAAACGACGGCATGTAATCTCTCCAAATAAAAAGGGGCGCTGTTCAGAACATCGAACACGCCCGGCTTGCGGTTAAAATCCGCGCTCATTATAACGGGTCTTTCCCCTCCTTCACCGCGTGCCCTCCCCTGAGCGGCCAAACAGAGCGAAAAGCTGATGTCCACCACCTGGCATGTTCTCGGCGCCGGCAGCCTCGGCACTTTGTGGGCCACCCGCCTGGCCCGCGCCGGCTTGCCGGTGCGCCTGATCCTGCGCAATCAGGCCCGCTTGCAGGCGTATCAAGCGGCGGGCGGCCTGACCCTGGTGGAGCAGGGCCAGAGCAGCCTGCTGGCGATTCCCGGGGAAACCGTCGATAGCACGACACCCATCAGCCGTCTGTTGCTGGCGTGCAAGGCCTATGACGCCGAAGCGGCGGTGTCCAGCATCGCCCCGCGCCTGACCCAGGACGCCGAGCTGATCCTGCTGCAGAACGGTCTTGGCAGCCAGGACGCAGTGGCGGCCCGGGTGCCCCAGGCTCGCTGCATCGCAGCCTCCAGTACCGAAGGGGCCTTTCGCGACGGTGACTGGCGCGTGGTCTTCGCCGGCCATGGCTATACCTGGCTCGGCGACTGCAGCCACCCGACCCCGCCGATCTGGCTCGACGACCTGACCGCCAGTGGCATCCCCCACGAATGGAGCACCCAGATCCTCACCCGCCTGTGGCGCAAACTGGCCCTCAACTGCGCGATCAATCCATTGACCGTGCTGCACGACTGCCGCAACGGAGGCCTGCAGCAACACCAGTGCGAAGTGGCCACTTTATGCGCTGAACTGAGCGAGCTGCTGCACTACTGCGGACAACCGGCAGCCGCGCAAAACCTGCAACAGGAAGTGGAACGGGTGATCCAGGCCACCGCCGCCAACTACTCCTCCATGCATCAGGACGTGGCCAGTCAACGCCGCACCGAGATCAGCTACTTGCTCGGATATGCCTGTCAGGCCGCCGCCCGTCATCGCTTGCAACTGCCCCATCTGCAACAGTTGCAGCAACGCCTGGTCAGCCACCTGCAACTGCGCGGATTGCCCAGCGCCTGAGCAGCGGCTACGCTGCCCACTTGCTCATTTCCAGCGATATAGCCGATGCCATTGCGCCAGCGTCTCGAAAACCTGCCCGTGGGCCAAAAGCTCCTGGCCGCCCTGCTCGTCTTGCTCACCACCGTACTGCTGGTCGCCAACCTGACCTTTATCAGCGCCGCCTACTGGATCTCCCAGGAAAGCATGGCGCCCCAGGCCCTGCAGACCATTGGCCGACTGGTGTCCAATCCGATCCTGGCAACCCAGGCCCTCAACTCCCCCGAGGACGCACAAAAGCTGCTGGATGAACTCGACAGCTATACCCCGCTGCGGGCAGCGGCCCTGTATGACGGCAAGGGTGTGCGCCTGGCGCAGTTGCAACACGGCGAACACCTCAAGCTGCCCGAGCGCTACCGCCATATCGAAGCCTGGCAATTGACCGAGTTTCGCAGCAACCAGATCATCACCCTGCCTCGCCCGGGCCAGGCTCCGGGGCATCTGCTGCTGGTCGCCACCAGCGAACTGCCGATGGCGTTCTATACCGGCACCCTCACCGCCAGCCTGGGGATCCTGATATTCAGCGTCTTGCTCTGGCTGATCATCGCCCGACAGATCAAGCGCCTGATCACCCAGCCGATCCACCAGCTCGAGGAACTGTCGCGCCAGGTGACCCGCGAGGAGAACTACTCATTGCGTGCCTCCCGCGGCAACCACGATGAAATCGGCAGCCTGGCGGAAGCCTTCAACACCATGCTGTCGCGCATCGAAGCGCGGGAGCAGCAACTCAAGCGCGCGCGCGACGACTCCCAGGCCGCCTACGATCAGGCTCAGGGACTGGCTGAAGAAACCCGCCACACCAACCGCAAGCTGGAACTGGAAGTCCAGGTTCGCAGCAAGATCGAGAAGAAGCTCACCGGCTTCCAGAACTACCTCAACAGCATCATCGACTCCATGCCCTCGGCCCTGATCGCCCTGGACGAGCAACTGTACGTCACCCAATGGAACCAGGAAGCCAGTGCCCTGTCCGGCACTCGCCTGGACGAAGCCCTGAACCAGCCGATCTTCCTCGCCTTCGAACCGCTCAAGCCGTTCCTGCCGCAACTCAAGGAAACCGTCGAGCAACACACAGTGACCAAGGTCGAACGGGTGACCTGGGTCAAGGACGATGAGGCCCGGCATTACGCCCTGACCTTCTACCCGCTGATGGGCGGCGCCGGCCGTGGCGTGGTGATCCGTATCGACGACATCACCCAGCGCCTGTCCCTGGAAGAGATGATGGTGCAGTCGGAGAAGATGCTCTCGGTGGGAGGCCTGGCCGCCGGCATGGCCCATGAGATCAACAACCCCTTGGGGGCCATCCTGCACAACGTGCAGAACATCCGCCGTCGGCTGTCCCCGGAACTGCCGAAGAACCTCGAGCACGCACAACTGATCGGCGTCGAACTGCAAACCGTCAACCGCTACCTGGAAAGCCGCGAAGTGCCGCAGCTGCTCGATGGCATTCAGCAAGCCGGGGCCCGGGCCGCCAAGATCGTCACCCACATGCTCAGTTTCAGCCGCCGCAGCAATCGCCAGATGGCCCCCTGCGACCTGCCGGCGTTGATTGACCAGGCGGTGGAAATCGCCAGCAATGACTTCGACCTGGCCATCGGCTTCGACTTCAAGGGGCAGGCGATCATCCGCCAGTTCGACCCGAACCTGGGGCCCGTGCCCGGCACCGCCAACGAACTGGAGCAAGTGTTGCTCAACCTGCTGAAGAACGCCGCCCAGGCCATCCACCAGCGTGAGGACGATAGCGAACCCGGGCGCATCATCCTGCGCACCAAGCTGAATCCGCCCTGGGCGGAAATCCAGGTGGAAGACAACGGCATCGGCATGAGCGAAAGCGTGCGCAAGCGCACCTTCGAGCCCTTCTTCACCACCAAGGAGATCGGCCAGGGCACCGGACTCGGCCTTTCAGTGTCGTACTTCATCATCACCAACAACCACAAGGGGCAAATGGAAGTGCAATCGACCCGGGGCCAGGGCACCTGCTTTACCTTGCGCCTGCCCCTGGCCAGCAACCAGCCCCCGGTTCAAGAACCGCTACCACTGGAGAACTAAGCATGGGTTTTCGCTTGTCGAAGATTTACACCCGCACCGGCGACAAAGGCGAAACCGGACTCGGAGACGGCCGCCGGGTCGCCAAGGATCATCCACGAGTGGAAGCCATCGGCGAAGTCGACACCTTGAACAGCCAGTTGGGACTGCTTCTGGCCGGCCTGGAGGAGCAAGCTGATGCCTGCACTGGCCTCAAGGAGATCATCGAGGTGTTGGCTCCCTGCCAACACCGGTTGTTCGATCTGGGGGGCGAACTGGCTATGCCGGTGTATCAGGCGCTGAACGCGGCCGAGGTGGAGCGCCTTGAGGCGGCCATCGATATCTGGAATGAGGAACTGGGGCCCCTGGAGAACTTCATCCTGCCCGGCGGTTCGTCGCTGATCGCCCAGGCTCACGTTTGCCGCAGCCTGGCGCGCAGCGCCGAGCGTCGCTGCCAACACCTGAATGCCGTGGAACCCTTGCAGGGAGTGGGACTGGCCTACATCAATCGCCTGTCGGATCTGCTGTTTGTCGCGGCCCGGCTGATTGCCAAGCGCCAAGGCATCGCGGAAATCCTCTGGCAGGCCGCCGCCAAGCCCGCCCCCTCTGCGTAGGAGCCGGCTGTCGGCGAAAGGATCCACGAATCTTGGGCAACGGTTGACGACGCCTCAACTGGCAAGCCAGTTGCCACCTGGAGCGTTGCTGGCCCGTGCTGACACGGCGCTCTTCAGTCCTGCGGCCAGAAGGCGCGGATTCCGGCAACCCCCTGAGCACCGACGTCCCAGGCTTGCTGACACTCGGCAGGCCCGACACCGCCCAGCAGATACACCGGCCTGTTGAAACCGTTGATCAGCTGCTGCGCCTGCTCCCAGCCCAGGGGCTGGGCGTCGGGGTGAGTCTGGGTCGGCTGCAGCGGTGACAGGGTCACAAAGTCCACATCCATCTGCTGTGCCAGGGACAACTCTTCGGCATTGTGACAAGAGGCCGCCAGCCAGCGGTCCTTGCCGAAGGGGCGCCCGGCGCTGGCGTACTTGCGCAACTGTGCCGAGGTGATATGCCAACCCGCCGAGGGGAAGTCCCCCAACCACTCGAAGGGCCCCTTGAGCATCAACTGCGCCTTGCCGGCACACAGGCCCACGGCATCCACCGCCAGATCACGGTATTGCGGATCGTAACCGCCGGGAGCACGCAACTGGATCAGCTTGCTGCCCTGGGCAATGGCCTTCTGCATGCCACGCAGCAAGGCCGGGGTTTCCAGACCTTCCGGGGTGATCAGGTAGTGCGCCGGCAGACGCGCGGCAGCGACGATCGGCTGATTGGCCGCCGGAAACTCATAGTCGGTCAACTCACGAGGACTGACCCAGGCCAGAGGCTGGCCTTCGACGCCGTGAGGCTCGCCACTGAATGCCGAGACTTCCCAGACATCCAGCAACACTTGTTTATCCGGGTAATCGTGCTGCACCTTGATCAGCGGGCGCGCCGCCTGTACGGCGATCCCCAACTCTTCCTGCAGCTCGCGGACCAGTGCGGCATTGACCGCTTCGCCGGCCTCGACCTTGCCTCCGGGAAACTCCCACAGGCCCCCTTGATGTTGAGTGTCGGCACGCCGGGCAATCAGGATCTTGCCGCTGGCATCCCGGATAACGGCCGCAGCCACATGGACTCGTTTCACCGCGCTGTTTCCTCTGATCAGGCATTGGGCCGGGCCCTTGCGGGCCGGGCATTGGATCTGCGCTTCGCCGGCAAGCCGGCTCCAACAGGGCGGGAGCGGCGTTGCCGGCGAGGTACTTAGGTGCGGTATTCCGCGTTGATCTTCACGTATTCGTGGGACAGATCGGTGGTCCAGATGGTTTCGCTGCAAGCACCACGACCCAGTTCGATGCGGATGGTGATCTCTTCCTGCTGCATCACTGCGGCGCCCTGGGCTTCGGTGTAACTGGCAGCCCGCGCGCCACGGCTGGCGATGCACACTTCGCCAAGGAACACATCGATCTTGCTGACGTCCAGGTCCGCCACGCCGGCACGGCCCACGGCCGCGAGGATGCGACCCCAGTTCGGGTCGGAGGCGAACAGCGCGGTCTTGATCAGCGGCGAGTGCGCCACGGTGTAGCCCACGTCGAGGCATTCCTGGTGAGTAGCGCCGCCGTTGACTTCAACGGTGACGAACTTGGTCGCGCCTTCGCCGTCACGGACGATGGCCTGGGCCACTTCCATGCACACCTCGAACACGGCCTGCTTCAGGGCTGCGAACAGCGGCCCCTCGGCCCGGGTGATTTCCGGCAGATTGGCCTGACCGGTGGCGATCAGCATGCAGCAGTCGTTGGTGGAGGTATCGCCGTCGATGGTGATGCGGTTGAAGGATTTGTTGGCACCGTCCAGCAACAGGTTCTGCAGCACTTCGCGGGAGACTTTGGCGTCGGTGGCGATGTAGCCAAGCATGGTGGCCATGTTGGGACGGATCATCCCCGCGCCCTTGCTGATACCGGTCACGGTGACGGTCACGCCATCGTGCTGGAACTGACGACTGGCGCCCTTGGGCAGAGTGTCGGTGGTCATGATCCCGGTGGCGGCGGCGGCCCAGTTGTCCACCGACAGGTCATCCAGCGCGGCTTGCAGGGCGCCTTCGATTTTCTCTACCGGCAGCGGCTCGCCGATCACGCCAGTGGAGTACGGCAGCACGGCGCTGGCATCGACTCCGGTCAGCTCCGCCAGCTTGGCGCAGGTGCGCTGGGCTGCGGCCAGGCCTGGCTCGCCGGTACCCGCGTTGGCATTGCCGGTATTGGTCAGCAGATAGCGCACCGGCCCCTGTACCCGCTGCTTGGCCAGGATCACCGGCGCCGCGCAGAACGCATTGAGGGTGAACACGCCGGCCACGGTGGAGCCTTCGACGCAGCGCATGACCACCACATCCTTGCGCCCCGGGCGCTTGATGCCGGCCGAAGCGATACCGAGCTCGAAGCCGGCAACCGGGTGCAACGTAGGCAAAGGACCAAGACCAACAGCCATGAATGCGCTCCTCTTATCAGGTGTCTGCACCGTCGTCTCAAAAGACGGTGTTGCAAATGGAAAAACGCCGCGACGGCTGATGCCGTCACGGCGTGGGTGTTTCAGTGTCTGGCGAGGATCTTAGTTGATCTGGCCGTGACAGTGTTTGAACTTCTTGCCCGAACCGCAGTAGCACAGCTCGTTGCGGCCCAGCTTCTGTTCGTTGCGCACTGGCGCGGAGGCCAGGGCGACATCCACATCAACCCCTTCTTCCAGGGCTTCAGGCTGATCCAGACCCGGAGCTTCGGCGTGTTCGAACTGCATGCGCTGAGCCAGTGCCTCGGCTTCCTGACGCAGGCGCGCCTCTTCTTCGGCCGGGTCTTCGCGACGCACCTGGACGTGGGACAGTACGCGGATCGAATCGCGCTTGATGGAGTCCAGCAACTCGGAGAACAGGGTGAAGGACTCGCGCTTGTACTCCTGCTTCGGGTTCTTCTGTGCATAACCGCGCAGGTGGATACCGTGACGCAGGTGATCCATGGTCGACAGGTGGTCTTTCCACAAGTCGTCCAGTACCCGCAGCACGATCTGCTTCTCGAAGGTGCGCAGCGCTTCGGCGCCGGCCTGATCTTCCTTCTCGTTGTACGCGGCGATCAGTTCGTTGAGCAGTTTCTCGCGCAGGGTTTCTTCGTACAGGTGGTCGTCTTCATCAAGCCATTGCTGAATCGGCAGGCTGACCCCGAAGCCGCTCTGGATGGCCTCTTCCAGACCCGCCACGTCCCACTGTTCCGGCAGGGATTGGGGAGGAATATGCGCACTGACGGTAGCGTTGAGCACGTCCTGGCGGAAATCGGCGATGGTTTCGCCAATGTTGTCCGCCGCCAACAAGGTGTTGCGCATGTGATAGATCACTTTACGCTGCTCGTTGTTGACGTCGTCGAACTCCAGCAGTTGCTTGCGGATGTCGAAGTTGCGGCCTTCAACCTTGCGCTGGGCCTTCTCGATGGCGTTGGTCACCATGCGGTGCTCGATCGCTTCACCGGACTGCATGCCCAGGGCCTTCATGAAGTTCTTCACCCGATCCGAGGCGAAGATGCGCATCAGGCTGTCTTCCAGGGACAGGTAGAAACGGCTGGAGCCGGCGTCACCCTGGCGACCGGCACGGCCACGCAGCTGGTTGTCGATACGGCGCGATTCGTGACG
This genomic stretch from Pseudomonas sp. Os17 harbors:
- a CDS encoding Nudix family hydrolase, translated to MKRVHVAAAVIRDASGKILIARRADTQHQGGLWEFPGGKVEAGEAVNAALVRELQEELGIAVQAARPLIKVQHDYPDKQVLLDVWEVSAFSGEPHGVEGQPLAWVSPRELTDYEFPAANQPIVAAARLPAHYLITPEGLETPALLRGMQKAIAQGSKLIQLRAPGGYDPQYRDLAVDAVGLCAGKAQLMLKGPFEWLGDFPSAGWHITSAQLRKYASAGRPFGKDRWLAASCHNAEELSLAQQMDVDFVTLSPLQPTQTHPDAQPLGWEQAQQLINGFNRPVYLLGGVGPAECQQAWDVGAQGVAGIRAFWPQD
- the argJ gene encoding bifunctional glutamate N-acetyltransferase/amino-acid acetyltransferase ArgJ; its protein translation is MAVGLGPLPTLHPVAGFELGIASAGIKRPGRKDVVVMRCVEGSTVAGVFTLNAFCAAPVILAKQRVQGPVRYLLTNTGNANAGTGEPGLAAAQRTCAKLAELTGVDASAVLPYSTGVIGEPLPVEKIEGALQAALDDLSVDNWAAAATGIMTTDTLPKGASRQFQHDGVTVTVTGISKGAGMIRPNMATMLGYIATDAKVSREVLQNLLLDGANKSFNRITIDGDTSTNDCCMLIATGQANLPEITRAEGPLFAALKQAVFEVCMEVAQAIVRDGEGATKFVTVEVNGGATHQECLDVGYTVAHSPLIKTALFASDPNWGRILAAVGRAGVADLDVSKIDVFLGEVCIASRGARAASYTEAQGAAVMQQEEITIRIELGRGACSETIWTTDLSHEYVKINAEYRT